The Salvia miltiorrhiza cultivar Shanhuang (shh) chromosome 1, IMPLAD_Smil_shh, whole genome shotgun sequence genome has a window encoding:
- the LOC130986890 gene encoding cyclin-L1-1 isoform X2, producing the protein MIYTAIDTFYLSEEQLKNSPSRKDGIDEATETTLRIYGCDLIQESGILLKLPQAVMATGQVLFHRFYCKKSFARFNVKRVAASCLWLATKLEESPRKARQILIVFHRMECRRENLPIEHLDTSSKRYVDLKADLIRTERHLLKEMGFICHVEHPHKFISNYLATLEIPPELRQEAWNLANDSLRTTLCVRFKSEVVACGVVYAAARRSQVPLPENPPWWKAFDADKSGIDEVCRVLAHLYSLPKAQYIPVCKEGGSFATPTNRPWDSPHQSASKDSRLAGTTTNEDTNAAKAPSTVVNAEAGKDELVKAALDKLKDSKKSDDEGKSITNGGESRDEPEAKLASDTRTETGGERIKERDRDRERERTRGRDHDRGRESDRERGREDYERGRDKVKERVHRSRDKGKDSGRMEKSKHHSSRDHHSSSYASKDKDRRKHHSYA; encoded by the exons ATGATTTATACGGCAATTGACACATTTTATCTGTCAGAAGAACAGCTGAAGAATTCACCGTCTCGTAAAGATGGTATCGACGAGGCCACTGAAACTACACTTAGAATCTACGGTTGCGACCTCATACAAGAGAGCGGCATATTGCTTAAGCT ACCACAAGCTGTTATGGCGACTGGTCAAGTCCTATTTCATCGTTTCTACTGCAAGAAATCATTTGCTCGGTTTAATGTCAAG AGGGTTGCAGCTAGTTGTCTTTGGCTTGCTACAAAACTTGAGGAAAGTCCTAGAAAAGCAAGGCAGATACTGATTGTCTTTCACCGGATGGAATGTAGGAGAGAGAACTTGCCAATAGAGCATTTGGACACATCTTCCAAG AGATACGTGGATCTGAAGGCAGATTTGATTAGAACAGAAAGGCATCTTCTCAAAGAGATGGGTTTCATCTGCCACGTTGAGCACCCTCACAAATTCATATCAAATTACCTTGCTACACTGGAAATTCCCCCAGAACTCAGACAAGAAGCTTGGAATCTTGCAAACGACAG TTTGCGCACAACCTTGTGTGTCAGATTTAAAAGTGAAGTTGTGGCCTGTGGTGTCGTATATGCTGCAGCCCGCAGATCTCAAGTGCCATTACCTGAAAATCCCCCTTGGTGGAAAGCATTTGATGCCGACAAATCTGGAATTGATGAGGTTTGCAGAGTTTTGGCGCATCTGTACAGTCTTCCAAAGGCTCAGTATATTCCTGTTTGTAAGGAAGGGGGTTCCTTTGCCACACCTACTAATCGACCATGGGATTCGCCACATCAGTCTGCTTCAAAG GATAGTCGATTAGCAGGAACAACCACAAATGAAGACACCAATGCTGCAAAGGCACCTTCCACTGTTGTCAATGCAGAAGCTGGTAAGGATGAACTGGTTAAAGCTGCTCTCGACAAATTGAAGGATTCAAAGAAAAGTGACGACGAAGGTAAAAGCATAACGAATGGCGGCGAGTCAAGAGATGAACCTGAGGCTAAATTGGCATCGGACACTAGGACAGAGACAGGTGGCGAAAGGATAAAGGAGAGGGATAGAGACAGGGAAAGGGAGAGAACTAGGGGCAGAGACCATGATAGAGGGCGGGAATCCGACAGGGAACGGGGACGGGAAGACTATGAAAGGGGCAGAGACAAGGTTAAGGAGAGGGTTCATCGTTCGAGGGACAAAGGAAAAGATTCTG GACGCATGGAGAAGTCCAAACATCATTCTTCTCGAG ATCACCACAGCTCGTCTTATGCATCAAAAGATAAAGATCGCCGCAAGCATCATTCATATGCTTGA
- the LOC130986890 gene encoding cyclin-L1-1 isoform X1: MIYTAIDTFYLSEEQLKNSPSRKDGIDEATETTLRIYGCDLIQESGILLKLPQAVMATGQVLFHRFYCKKSFARFNVKRVAASCLWLATKLEESPRKARQILIVFHRMECRRENLPIEHLDTSSKRYVDLKADLIRTERHLLKEMGFICHVEHPHKFISNYLATLEIPPELRQEAWNLANDSLRTTLCVRFKSEVVACGVVYAAARRSQVPLPENPPWWKAFDADKSGIDEVCRVLAHLYSLPKAQYIPVCKEGGSFATPTNRPWDSPHQSASKDSRLAGTTTNEDTNAAKAPSTVVNAEAGKDELVKAALDKLKDSKKSDDEGKSITNGGESRDEPEAKLASDTRTETGGERIKERDRDRERERTRGRDHDRGRESDRERGREDYERGRDKVKERVHRSRDKGKDSGRMEKSKHHSSRDICLDHHSSSYASKDKDRRKHHSYA; encoded by the exons ATGATTTATACGGCAATTGACACATTTTATCTGTCAGAAGAACAGCTGAAGAATTCACCGTCTCGTAAAGATGGTATCGACGAGGCCACTGAAACTACACTTAGAATCTACGGTTGCGACCTCATACAAGAGAGCGGCATATTGCTTAAGCT ACCACAAGCTGTTATGGCGACTGGTCAAGTCCTATTTCATCGTTTCTACTGCAAGAAATCATTTGCTCGGTTTAATGTCAAG AGGGTTGCAGCTAGTTGTCTTTGGCTTGCTACAAAACTTGAGGAAAGTCCTAGAAAAGCAAGGCAGATACTGATTGTCTTTCACCGGATGGAATGTAGGAGAGAGAACTTGCCAATAGAGCATTTGGACACATCTTCCAAG AGATACGTGGATCTGAAGGCAGATTTGATTAGAACAGAAAGGCATCTTCTCAAAGAGATGGGTTTCATCTGCCACGTTGAGCACCCTCACAAATTCATATCAAATTACCTTGCTACACTGGAAATTCCCCCAGAACTCAGACAAGAAGCTTGGAATCTTGCAAACGACAG TTTGCGCACAACCTTGTGTGTCAGATTTAAAAGTGAAGTTGTGGCCTGTGGTGTCGTATATGCTGCAGCCCGCAGATCTCAAGTGCCATTACCTGAAAATCCCCCTTGGTGGAAAGCATTTGATGCCGACAAATCTGGAATTGATGAGGTTTGCAGAGTTTTGGCGCATCTGTACAGTCTTCCAAAGGCTCAGTATATTCCTGTTTGTAAGGAAGGGGGTTCCTTTGCCACACCTACTAATCGACCATGGGATTCGCCACATCAGTCTGCTTCAAAG GATAGTCGATTAGCAGGAACAACCACAAATGAAGACACCAATGCTGCAAAGGCACCTTCCACTGTTGTCAATGCAGAAGCTGGTAAGGATGAACTGGTTAAAGCTGCTCTCGACAAATTGAAGGATTCAAAGAAAAGTGACGACGAAGGTAAAAGCATAACGAATGGCGGCGAGTCAAGAGATGAACCTGAGGCTAAATTGGCATCGGACACTAGGACAGAGACAGGTGGCGAAAGGATAAAGGAGAGGGATAGAGACAGGGAAAGGGAGAGAACTAGGGGCAGAGACCATGATAGAGGGCGGGAATCCGACAGGGAACGGGGACGGGAAGACTATGAAAGGGGCAGAGACAAGGTTAAGGAGAGGGTTCATCGTTCGAGGGACAAAGGAAAAGATTCTG GACGCATGGAGAAGTCCAAACATCATTCTTCTCGAG ATATTTGTTTAGATCACCACAGCTCGTCTTATGCATCAAAAGATAAAGATCGCCGCAAGCATCATTCATATGCTTGA
- the LOC130986874 gene encoding uncharacterized protein LOC130986874, whose product MECNKDEAMRAKEIAEKKMQMNDFEGARKIALKGKNLYPELENITQMLSICDVHCSAQNRILGSEKDWYGVLQVEKLADEAIIKKQYRRLALILHPDKNRFPGAEGAFKLICEANALLSDPAKKSLYDNKIRVWSRHGTTNPPNHHTNRSSQPNNQYGAQSKNTSNGFNSLNHYQNTQSTSVFWTCCPFCKVNYQYHRQYIKKLLQCTNSKCSKGFVAYEVSAPYVSPAEVGRQGSQHVPSKPDILKPDGYQANCEIGRQNVKAPSMSHAGSQGAANMKNVQPQPGVRKGGRSESVKVSSTAEDLNGKKVGVTSNGGPVRRESRNTRTKGQKRGRKFVLESSDGSDTEQENLGDAAATDLKSESTHSKFARRSSRSRQHVSYKEADEDHHSRPLKRAQTTQEADGEDSKHGNQNTVPGSSKFKNKETGAAHSKESLKDKDEGFDKEAEIRGATGGRSSAPADPVQIESDSDLDLSPRKDSETHFLECPDPEFSDFEKLRDESQFRADQFWALYDTLDSMPRFYAKVRKVGSPFELHITWLEAVPIHDSFKRWVKNELPAGCGSFKIGKTDKISARASLSHQVHCEKGGKRGSFFIYPREGEVWALFKDWDISWSSNPENHMEFRYEIVEVLSNFAEGIGIKVVHLDKVAGFVSLFQRGEQNETSSFLIGPTELYKFSHCVPSFKMTGAERKGVPIGSFELDPASIPLSPDDLYVDGKAKMECRDNGPGVESSLPNEKGKSAVSGSFCSPHKSVDLEGRRCDDLRRSPRGVNIMRQSM is encoded by the coding sequence ATGGAGTGCAACAAAGATGAGGCTATGAGGGCCAAGGAAATTGCTGAAAAGAAGATGCAAATGAACGACTTTGAAGGTGCCCGAAAGATTGCTTTGAAAGGAAAAAACCTCTACCCTGAACTTGAAAATATTACCCAGATGCTGAGCATCTGTGATGTGCACTGCTCAGCTCAAAACAGGATTCTAGGATCCGAAAAAGATTGGTATGGAGTCCTTCAAGTTGAAAAGTTGGCTGATGAGGCAATAATCAAGAAACAATATCGTCGGCTTGCACTTATTCTCCATCCTGATAAGAATCGATTTCCTGGTGCCGAGGGGGCTTTTAAGTTAATTTGTGAAGCCAATGCACTGCTTTCAGATCCAGCAAAGAAATCATTATATGACAATAAGATTAGGGTCTGGTCCAGACATGGTACAACAAACCCTCCAAATCATCACACGAACAGAAGTTCTCAGCCAAATAACCAGTACGGAGCTCAAAGCAAAAACACATCTAATGGTTTCAACAGCCTGAATCATTATCAGAATACTCAGTCTACCTCTGTTTTCTGGACATGTTGCCCTTTCTGCAAAGTAAACTACCAGTATCACAGACAATATATCAAAAAGTTGTTGCAGTGCACTAATAGTAAATGCTCGAAGGGTTTTGTTGCATATGAAGTTAGTGCTCCATATGTTTCCCCAGCTGAGGTGGGTCGCCAAGGTTCTCAGCATGTGCCATCAAAACCTGACATACTCAAACCTGATGGTTATCAGGCAAATTGTGAAATTGGTAGGCAAAATGTCAAAGCGCCTTCAATGTCACATGCTGGATCACAAGGGGCTGCCAACATGAAAAATGTGCAACCACAGCCAGGTGTCCGGAAAGGAGGTCGTTCTGAGAGTGTCAAGGTATCCAGTACTGCTGAGGACTTGAATGGCAAAAAGGTAGGCGTAACATCCAATGGGGGACCAGTTCGTAGAGAATCAAGAAATACAAGGACCAAAGGCCAGAAGAGAGGGAGAAAGTTTGTGCTGGAATCTAGTGACGGTTCTGATACTGAGCAAGAGAATCTTGGTGATGCTGCTGCTACTGATCTGAAATCTGAATCTACTCATTCTAAATTTGCACGTAGATCATCACGGAGCAGGCAGCATGTATCGTACAAGGAAGCTGATGAAGATCATCATTCTAGACCTCTCAAGAGAGCTCAAACAACCCAAGAGGCAGATGGGGAAGACTCAAAGCATGGCAATCAAAATACAGTTCCAGGTTCTTCTAAGtttaaaaacaaagaaacaggAGCTGCTCACTCCAAAGAAAGTTTGAAGGACAAGGATGAGGGCTTTGATAAAGAAGCTGAGATCAGAGGGGCAACTGGTGGTAGGTCCAGTGCTCCTGCTGACCCAGTTCAAATTGAAAGTGATTCTGACCTAGATTTATCTCCACGTAAGGATTCAGAAACACACTTTTTGGAGTGTCCTGATCCAGAATTTAGTGACTTTGAAAAGTTGCGTGATGAAAGCCAATTTCGCGCGGATCAGTTTTGGGCATTATATGATACATTAGATAGCATGCCAAGATTCTATGCTAAGGTTAGGAAGGTTGGTTCTCCATTTGAATTGCATATTACATGGCTGGAAGCTGTTCCTATTCATGATTCTTTTAAAAGATGGGTAAAGAACGAGTTACCTGCCGGTTGTGGAAGTTTTAAGATTGGTAAAACTGACAAAATATCAGCGCGCGCGTCACTCTCTCATCAAGTGCATTGTGAAAAAGGCGGAAAGAGAGGTTCTTTTTTTATATACCCAAGAGAAGGGGAGGTTTGGGCTCTTTTTAAAGATTGGGATATCAGTTGGAGTTCCAACCCGGAGAATCATATGGAATTCAGATATGAAATTGTAGAGGTGCTCTCTAATTTTGCTGAAGGTATTGGCATAAAAGTTGTCCACTTGGATAAGGTTGCTGGATTTGTGAGCCTTTTCCAAAGGGGTGAGCAAAATGAGACAAGTTCATTTTTAATAGGGCCGACAGAGCTGTACAAGTTCTCCCACTGTGTTCCCAGTTTCAAAATGACTGGCGCGGAGAGGAAAGGAGTGCCAATAGGTTCCTTTGAACTTGATCCTGCATCCATTCCTCTTAGTCCTGATGACTTGTATGTCGATGGAAAAGCAAAGATGGAGTGTAGAGATAATGGTCCTGGTGTTGAGAGCTCACTGCCGAACGAAAAGGGTAAATCTGCTGTATCAGGGAGTTTTTGTAGCCCACATAAGAGTGTGGATTTGGAAGGGAGGAGATGTGATGACCTCAGGCGATCACCACGAGGAGTGAATATTATGAGGCAAAGCATGTAA